The Equus caballus isolate H_3958 breed thoroughbred chromosome 13, TB-T2T, whole genome shotgun sequence genome includes a window with the following:
- the POP7 gene encoding ribonuclease P protein subunit p20, whose protein sequence is MAENREPRGAVEAELDPVEYTLRKRLPHRLPRRPNDIYVNMKTDFKAQLARCQKLLDGGARGQNSCTEIYIHGLGLAINRAINIALQLQAGSFGSLQVAANTSTVELVDELEPETDTREPLTRIRNNSAIHIRVFRVTPK, encoded by the coding sequence ATGGCAGAAAACCGAGAACCCCGCGGGGCCGTCGAGGCTGAGTTGGACCCGGTGGAGTACACCCTTCGGAAGCGGCTGCCCCACCGCCTGCCCCGGAGACCCAATGACATTTATGTCAACATGAAGACTGACTTTAAGGCCCAGTTGGCCCGCTGCCAAAAGCTGCTGGATGGCGGGGCGCGCGGTCAGAACTCATGCACTGAGATCTACATTCACGGCTTGGGCCTGGCCATCAACCGTGCCATcaacattgccctacagctgcaggCAGGCAGCTTCGGGTCCTTGCAGGTGGCTGCCAATACCTCCACGGTAGAGCTTGTCGATGAGCTGGAACCAGAGACTGATACGCGAGAGCCGCTCACCCGCATCCGCAACAACTCGGCCATCCACATCCGAGTCTTCAGGGTCACACCCAAGTAA
- the EPO gene encoding erythropoietin precursor, with product MGVRECPALLLLLSLLLPPLGLPALGAPPRLICDSRVLERYILEAREAENVTMGCAEGCSFGENVTVPDTKVNFYSWKRMEVEQQAVEVWQGLALLSEAILQGQALLANSSQPSETLRLHVDKAVSSLRSLTSLLRALGAQKEAISPPDAASAAPLRTFAVDTLCKLFRIYSNFLRGKLKLYTGEACRRGDR from the exons ATGGGGGTGCGCG aatgtcctgCCCTGCTGCTTCTGCTGTCCCTGCTACTGCCTCCTCTgggcctcccagccctgggcGCCCCTCCACGCCTCATCTGTGACAGCCGAGTCCTGGAGAGGTACATCCTGGAGGCCAGGGAGGCCGAAAATGTCACG ATGGGCTGTGCCGAAGGCTGCAGCTTTGGTGAGAATGTCACCGTTCCAGACACCAAGGTTAACTTCTACTCCTGGAAGAGGATGGAG GTGGAGCAGCAGGCTGTGGAAGTCTGGCAGGGCTTGGCCCTGCTCTCAGAAGCCATTCTGCAGGGCCAGGCCCTGTTGGCCAACTCCTCCCAGCCATCTGAGACCCTGCGGCTGCATGTGGACAAAGCCGTCAGCAGCCTGCGCAGCCTCACCTCCCTGCTTCGGGCGCTGGGAGCCCAG AAGGAAGCCATCTCCCCTCCAGATGCAGCCTCTGCTGCTCCACTCCGAACATTCGCTGTTGATACTTTGTGCAAACTCTTCCGAATCTACTCCAATTTCCTGCGGGGAAAGCTGAAGCTGTACACAGGGGAGGCCTGCAGGAGAGGGGACAGGTGA
- the EPO gene encoding erythropoietin isoform X1, with protein sequence MKAEETDPERWEGWGQEPLAGGRGGGCVNLPLQTNPPLPLPASHSARISFPECPALLLLLSLLLPPLGLPALGAPPRLICDSRVLERYILEAREAENVTMGCAEGCSFGENVTVPDTKVNFYSWKRMEVEQQAVEVWQGLALLSEAILQGQALLANSSQPSETLRLHVDKAVSSLRSLTSLLRALGAQKEAISPPDAASAAPLRTFAVDTLCKLFRIYSNFLRGKLKLYTGEACRRGDR encoded by the exons atgaaggcagaggagacagaccCTGAGCGCTGGGAAGGTTGGGGGCAGGAGCCACtagctgggggcagaggagggggatGCGTGAACCTGCCCCTCCAAACcaaccctccccttcccctccctgcctcacaCTCAGCCCGGATCtcctttccagaatgtcctgCCCTGCTGCTTCTGCTGTCCCTGCTACTGCCTCCTCTgggcctcccagccctgggcGCCCCTCCACGCCTCATCTGTGACAGCCGAGTCCTGGAGAGGTACATCCTGGAGGCCAGGGAGGCCGAAAATGTCACG ATGGGCTGTGCCGAAGGCTGCAGCTTTGGTGAGAATGTCACCGTTCCAGACACCAAGGTTAACTTCTACTCCTGGAAGAGGATGGAG GTGGAGCAGCAGGCTGTGGAAGTCTGGCAGGGCTTGGCCCTGCTCTCAGAAGCCATTCTGCAGGGCCAGGCCCTGTTGGCCAACTCCTCCCAGCCATCTGAGACCCTGCGGCTGCATGTGGACAAAGCCGTCAGCAGCCTGCGCAGCCTCACCTCCCTGCTTCGGGCGCTGGGAGCCCAG AAGGAAGCCATCTCCCCTCCAGATGCAGCCTCTGCTGCTCCACTCCGAACATTCGCTGTTGATACTTTGTGCAAACTCTTCCGAATCTACTCCAATTTCCTGCGGGGAAAGCTGAAGCTGTACACAGGGGAGGCCTGCAGGAGAGGGGACAGGTGA